The Candidatus Binatia bacterium genome includes a window with the following:
- a CDS encoding OsmC family protein: MADLVHHYETRAEWTADRRGTVSAPNRHTIEFGAPPEFGGTDDVWSPEHLCVAAVNTCVLLTLLAVAANSKVPLKACSASASGTLEKVEGRGPVITRVAVKLAVTIGPDVARDKVDRLIKIAEKNCFVSNSLQASVSVEPEVVVA; encoded by the coding sequence ATGGCAGACCTGGTGCACCATTACGAAACGCGCGCCGAGTGGACCGCCGATCGACGCGGTACCGTGTCGGCCCCGAATCGGCACACGATCGAGTTCGGTGCGCCGCCCGAGTTCGGCGGCACCGACGACGTCTGGTCGCCGGAACACCTTTGCGTTGCCGCGGTTAACACATGCGTTCTGCTGACGTTGCTGGCCGTGGCCGCCAACTCGAAGGTTCCCCTCAAGGCGTGTTCGGCATCGGCAAGCGGAACGCTCGAAAAAGTCGAGGGACGCGGCCCGGTCATTACCCGCGTCGCGGTTAAACTCGCGGTCACTATCGGCCCGGATGTCGCCCGCGACAAGGTCGACCGCCTCATCAAGATCGCCGAAAAGAACTGTTTCGTGTCCAATTCCCTGCAAGCCAGCGTC
- a CDS encoding ribbon-helix-helix protein, CopG family, translating to MIRTQISLDEEAYEDAKREARAQGISLAEFLRRLVAAGVRDRRTRERPWMRHAGTVASGDSAASRSVNAVVYGRPRP from the coding sequence ATGATCCGTACCCAGATCTCGCTGGATGAGGAAGCCTACGAGGATGCGAAGCGCGAAGCACGTGCGCAAGGGATCTCTTTGGCCGAGTTCCTGCGGCGGCTGGTGGCTGCCGGGGTGCGGGATCGCCGCACGCGAGAGCGGCCCTGGATGCGCCATGCTGGAACGGTGGCGTCCGGGGATTCCGCCGCGAGTCGCAGCGTAAACGCCGTCGTTTACGGTCGCCCGCGTCCATGA
- a CDS encoding S1 RNA-binding domain-containing protein — MGDRHDDETPGGTADDFAALLAASEANERQRVAAGDVVRGRVIALGAGTAFVEIGGKGEAVIDLTEFRDPTGGEAHLAIGDEVEATVVDDGRTSGTIVLKRTVGRGGHVPGELEQAMAHGIAVEGLVTGENKGGFEVQIGPVRAFCPGSQIDRRRGEAAAYIGQRLRFRVTRIDAGGRNIVVSRRVLLEDEAAEQAAATWERIHVGAVLEGRISSVQDYGAFVDLGEVEGLIHVSEIGYGRVGHPSEVLRSGQSVVVKVLKVEPAPEGGRSRVALSMRALEDDPWATAGERFPAGATVPGIVRRLENFGAFVEIAPGLDGLVHVSKLALDRRVSHPRQVVAVGDRVEVTVLAVDPGQRRLTLSMVEQARRERDTQEASARAEEQAAVDGMNRKHSLGTFGDLLAASKPGRTGK; from the coding sequence ATGGGCGATCGACACGACGACGAGACTCCCGGCGGCACGGCCGATGACTTCGCGGCCCTGCTGGCCGCCAGTGAAGCTAACGAACGACAGCGCGTGGCCGCCGGCGACGTCGTGCGCGGGCGCGTCATCGCGCTTGGCGCCGGCACGGCCTTCGTCGAAATCGGCGGCAAGGGCGAGGCCGTGATCGACCTCACCGAGTTTCGCGACCCGACCGGTGGGGAGGCGCACCTCGCGATCGGCGACGAGGTCGAGGCCACCGTCGTCGACGACGGCCGCACCTCCGGCACCATCGTGCTCAAACGCACCGTTGGCCGCGGCGGCCACGTACCCGGCGAACTCGAACAGGCGATGGCCCACGGGATCGCTGTGGAAGGGCTGGTGACCGGCGAGAACAAGGGCGGCTTCGAGGTGCAGATCGGCCCCGTGCGCGCCTTCTGTCCGGGGTCGCAGATCGACCGCCGCCGCGGCGAGGCGGCAGCCTACATCGGGCAGCGCCTTCGCTTCCGCGTCACCAGGATCGACGCCGGCGGCCGTAACATTGTGGTCTCCCGGCGTGTCCTGCTCGAAGACGAGGCCGCCGAGCAGGCGGCAGCGACCTGGGAGCGGATTCACGTCGGCGCCGTACTGGAAGGACGGATCAGCTCCGTGCAGGACTACGGCGCGTTCGTCGATCTCGGCGAGGTCGAGGGTCTCATCCACGTCAGCGAGATCGGCTACGGCCGCGTGGGCCACCCGTCGGAAGTCCTCCGGTCCGGCCAATCTGTCGTCGTCAAGGTGCTCAAGGTCGAGCCGGCACCCGAAGGCGGACGATCGCGTGTGGCGCTCTCGATGCGCGCGCTGGAGGACGATCCGTGGGCGACGGCTGGCGAGCGCTTCCCCGCCGGCGCGACGGTGCCCGGCATCGTCCGTCGTCTCGAGAACTTCGGCGCGTTCGTGGAGATTGCCCCCGGGCTCGACGGCCTCGTGCATGTTTCGAAGCTGGCGCTCGACCGGCGCGTCTCCCATCCGCGTCAGGTCGTTGCCGTCGGGGACCGCGTCGAGGTCACGGTGCTCGCGGTCGACCCGGGGCAGCGCCGCCTCACCCTGTCGATGGTCGAGCAGGCGCGCCGAGAACGCGATACGCAGGAGGCAAGCGCCCGTGCCGAGGAGCAGGCCGCGGTCGACGGCATGAACCGTAAGCACAGCCTCGGGACGTTCGGCGACTTGCTCGCCGCGTCGAAACCGGGGCGCACCGGCAAGTAA